One Eurosta solidaginis isolate ZX-2024a chromosome 5, ASM4086904v1, whole genome shotgun sequence DNA segment encodes these proteins:
- the LOC137252095 gene encoding glutaminyl-peptide cyclotransferase-like: MAGSSNFITFFVLSISVCVKQYLCVEYPVGPCQRMHPVIELSDEKLLEYGELQDVQHLRYAVNEILIPRVVDSDGHTRVGNYIINSLCQMGWYVDADKFYERVPILETVQLHNIIAKLNPVAERFLVLACHYDGKYFANFEFLGATTSAVPCAMLLNMAHVLREKLAQFRNTKLSLMFIFFDGEESTEGVGGPPYSRYGSRQLANRWRAEGILNSLDILVTLDNIGLGDTTFHSFFSNTEAWFSRLVALEERWEHSRSRVNPRRYFTTNPIYHILEGSYMPFQQQNVPILHLSPPHLPSVWHTIQDNGSIIRYASTDQISRIVRLFTMEYLLSGVGQ, encoded by the exons ATGGCAGGCAGCTCAAATTTTATCACCTTCTTTGTACTAAGCATCAGTGTATGTGTTAAACAATATTTGTGTGTTGAATATCCTGTGGGACCATGTCAG AGAATGCATCCTGTTATAGAGCTGTCTGATGAAAAACTCTTAGAATATGGAGAACTTCAAGACGTGCAACATTTACGTTATGCAGTGAACGAGATACTTATACCACGTGTTGTTGACTCAGACGGGCATACGCGAGTAGGCAACTACATCATTAATAGTTTATGTCAGATGGGATGGTATGTTGACGCTGATAAATTTTATGAGAGAGTGCCTATTTTGGAAACAGTACAATTGCATAACATAATTGCAAAACTCAATCCAGTCGCGGAACGTTTTCTAGTACTAGCCTGCCACTATGATGGcaaatattttgcaaattttgaatttcTAGGCGCTACAACCTCCGCAGTACCATGCGCTATGCTACTTAATATGGCGCACGTTTTACGTGAAAAGCTTGCACAATTTCGTAACACAAAGCTAAGTTTGATGTTTATTTTCTTTGATGGTGAAGAGTCTACAGAGGGGGTCGGTGGCCCCCCTTATTCCCGTTATGGGTCTCGTCAGTTAGCTAACCGTTGGAGAGCGGAAGGTATTTTAAATAGTTTGGATATATTAGTAACATTGGATAATATTGGTTTAGGCGATACGACATTTCATAGTTTCTTTTCAAATACTGAAGCATGGTTTTCACGTCTCGTAGCGTTAGAAGAGCGTTGGGAACATTCCAGGTCTCGCGTAAATCCAAGACGCTACTTTACAACTAATCCCATTTATCATATTTTAGAGGGTAGTTATATGCCATTCCAACAACAGAACGTACCAATATTGCATCTATCACCACCGCACCTCCCAAGCGTATGGCACACTATACAAGATAATGGGTCAATAATTCGTTACGCTTCTACGGATCAAATATCGCGTATAGTACGTTTATTTACAATGGAATACCTGCTCAGCGGTGTAGGGCAATGA